The window ACCCTGATACAGGCAGGGTTCCAGATGTCCAGCAGCACGGGATACGGCCCCAACTTAAAAACCAGTTACAACAGATACGATACAACCGTCACAGGGTTCTCGGCCTCGGTGGAGCAATCCCTTTTCAACAACAGTCTGGTTCTGGATCTTGGCGGGCGCTGGGATGAAAAACACATCGACAACACCAGTTCCGCCAGGAGCGCCAGCCTTGCCACCGATGATGCCAATAATGATGTGGATATGGCCCCGGCAAAGGTGGTTGCCTTCGGTGCCCATTGGAAGGTGACGGACCGGGTCACCCTGGACGGCCGGTATTTTTACGGGGATCAGGGAACATCCGGGGATTTTGATATGCGCCTGGAAGACGACGCCACCCCCCATGCCGAAAAGCAGGAACGTGTTGAAATCGGTTTAGGCGTGGCGATTGCTTCCTTTTTCAACCCGACGCTAACCTGGTTTAACATTGATACGGAAAATGAAAAAACAGCCACCACCGCCACCTACGAACTGGACTCCGGCACCTATTACTATTACACCGAATCCGATGAACTCAGACGGGGAATTGAGCTGGCGATTCAGGGAACGATCTTGAAAAACACTTTTTACAAGGCCAGTTGGACCCGCATGATCAAAAGTGAAAGCACCAGCGACGGCGTCACCACCGATGCCATCGGCGTCTCCATACCCGAAAATATCTTCGGGCTGACCCTGACCCACCACTGGAACGCTTACCGGTTTAATATATCCGTCAAACAGGTGGACGAATGGATCGAAACCACCAGTGGCATGGGAACCGCCTCAACCGGCGGGCTTGGCGATTATACCCGGGTGGATGCCAACATCTCCAGGGATTTTGCGTTAAAAAACATAATCATAAACGCAGCGATTTTCGGACGGAATCTGGGAGACGAAAATTATTCCACACGCTACGCCACCGGATACTACCCGGATCGCGGGCGAACCCTTGGTATGGAAGTCTCATTCTCTTTTTAAGGAAAATTGTCATGGTTAATATAGCTTGCCATATCTGTGAACAAGGATGCGTACTGGCCGAAGGGAAAACAGGAGTGTGCGGCATGTATGAACAAAAAGACGGACGCATTGAAGAGCGGTTCGCCGACCGGTATCTGCTTGTCTGTCCCATCTCCATTGAAACCATGCCCATGCTGCACTATTTTCCCGGGGGAAAATTCCTCCAGATCAGCACCACCGGCTGCAATTTCAACTGCCCGGGCTGTATTTCCGCTGTCATTGTCCGGGAGATGCCCTCGGACAGCAAGGCGTTTCACACCCTGACACCGGAACAGATCGTTGAAAAAGCGATTGAGGAAAACTGTGAGGGCATCGCGTTTTTAATGAATGATCCTCTGGCATCCTTTCCGACATTCCTGGGCGTGGCAAAACTGGCACGGTCCAAAGGGCTTAAGGTCGGCTGTTCTTCAAACACCTATTTTACCCCAAAGGCACTGGACCTGCTTGTGCCTTATCTGGATTTCATCAACATCGGCATGAAGGGATTTACAGACAAAGCCTATTACGCCTGTGGTGCGTCTTCCGGCATCGCCCCGGTTCTGCGCAATATCCGGGCACTGGTCTGTGCAGGGGTTCATGTGGAGATCTCGTCCATCCTGATGAAAGATAATGCCCGGGACCTGCTGGATCTGGCGAAATTTATTGCACAGCTGTCCCCTGCCATTCCATTGCAGGTGATGCGGTTCATTCCCTTTGAAAGTGCCGATATTTCACAGGAGCCCGGTGTGCGGGAAGCCGAAGCGTTCTGCTTTGAACTTCGCAAAACTCTTCCCTTTGTTTATCTTTTCAATACCCCCGGGACAACGCTTCTCCATACGGCCTGCCCCAATTGTAACCACACGGTGTATAAGCGCAACTTTCACGGCCCCATGGGTGCCAAACCCTATGAAGTGCCCGAGGCATCCCTGCAAGACGGATTGTGTCCCCAATGCCGGCAGGGTTTGAATATGATGGGTGTTTCTCCGCAAACCCCGTACCAGGAAAGAGACTTTCAAGGCGGATACCCCTTTACCCGGGCCCTGGAAATGGTGGAAGCCATGCTCATCGCCATGGGGGTGAAGGAAAAAAGCAAACTTGCAACGGCATGGGAGTCCCTGCTTGGAAAGGAGGGGTTGAAAAAACTGCATCATACCATCCAGACGCCTTACACCTATATCCAGGGGCTGCGCCATTTCGGAAAAATTGTCCAGGTCCCGGATGCCGCAGAAGAACTGGCCGTATACCTGGAAGAAAAACTTTTGGCCATTGAATCGGGGGTTGCATCGGTGACGACATCTCCTCTGGTCTATTACACCATGGCAAAGCCGATGTTTTACCTGAATTACAGCCGCTTGGAAAACCAGCTCATAGAAACGGCCGGCGGAACCAGTGTGAACAAATACCTTGAATCCGGGGGAAGGCCGGGCCTAAGTCTTACCGTTGAAAAACTTAACGAGCTGAATCCGGATATTATTTTTATTTCCGCGTTTATTTCCAACTCCGTGACTGATTTTTACCAGGATTGCATAGAGCTTGGTATTGAGGTCAATGCGGTAAAAAACCGTCAAATTTTTACCCCGCCCTGTCCGGGATGGGATTTTGGCAGTCCCCGCTGGATATTGGGACTGATGTACATGGCCAATGTACTGCATCCGCAAATTTTTGATTTCAATGTCATGGAAGAGGCAACATATTTTTACCGTAAATTTTATCACATGGAATTTTCACCATCCCGGATTAACCGCTCTTTCAGTAAACCGGACAGAGAATGGCAATGGAGATAAAGATGGATGTTTCTAAATATGACCATAGCGCCAGGGGTAAAAACGCCCCCTTGTATGCGTACTACGCAAAGAAAATAAAAGATGAAACAGGTGTCGTGTCGGGCCGCTGCCTTGATGTGGGCTGCGGCGGCGGGTATCTTGGACTGGCCCTTGCCGGCATAACGGATCTTGAATTTACCTTTCTTGATATTTCAGCTCAAATGCTTGAAAAGGCAGACGCCCATATCATTGAAGACGGTCTTCAAAACAGGGCCAGAACCCTGCAGGGCGATGTCCACCAGATTCCTTTGCCGGACCAATGCATGGATCTGGTAATCAGCCGCGGATCAATTCCGTTCTGGGAAAATCCGGGCAAAGCGCTGTCGGAAATATACCGGTTGCTGGCACCCCATGGGAAAGCATTTGTCGGCGGCGGCAGGGGAACGCCTGAAATGCGCAAGCAGTTTGAAAAAAATATGAAAAAGGATGGTTTCTCAAAACCGGGAGGCAAAAAACGGCGCCCCGGTGGCCCGGACGATCCCTGGAAAATAATGAAAAGCCGTAACTTTGACCAAATTTTAAAGGATGTGGGAATTACCCGTTTTTCCGCCCCTATAGAAGAGGATGGTCGATGGATACGGTTATGGAAATAATATTTCTGGTTTGAATTCAAGGTTGATGGAAGGAAAGATCATGGGAAGCCCAAAGAATCTAAGATCCCAAGGTAATGGCAAAACATGGATGAAGTGCGCCGTCATTGTATCTCTGCTCATACTCCCGGCATGGACCGGATCTGGCGCCCTTGCCCAGGTATCGGTTCCAAAGGATATTGAAGCCCCGGTCGGCAATGCCGTGGATACCCGCCAGGCCACCCAGGAAACCAGGGAAAAATGGGATGCCCAGCGCCAGGCGCTTGCAGAGGAGTATGACCGCCTTAAAGAAGAAAATGAGCAACTTGCCTTTGCCAACGCCAATCTGACCCAAAAGCGTGGGGATCTGGAAAAATCAATTCAGGACCTGACCCGGGAAAAAGAAGAGGCCCAGCGGATCAGGACGGAACTGGCCCCATTCTTAAAAGAACTGCTTAACCGCCTGAAATCCCTTGTCACATCGGACATCCCGTTTTTATCCCGGGAGCGCAACGACCGTCTGGCCCGCCTGGAGGTGATCCTGGATGATCCTGATATCACCATCGCCGAAAAATACAGAAAAATGATGGAAGCCCTGTTTGTGGAAGCCGAATACGGCAACACGGTGGAGGTGTACCGGGAAAAAATTGTTGTGGACGGCGCAGAAGTCCTTGCGGACATTTTCCGCATGGGCCGGGTGGCGCTGTTCTTCCTGGCCCTGGACCGGGAAAACGCAGGAATTTTTGACGTAGCGGCAAATCAATGGCACACCCTGGACAAAACCCGTGTGCCGGCCATTGAGGCTGTGGTGGAGATGGCGGCCAAACACAGGCCCATGGAGGTGGTGGCCCTGCCCCTGGGCGCCATTGCGCCGGAAGGAGAAGATCAGAAATGATACCGGCGAAACACATCTCCATTCATTTAAGGAAAGTAAAATTACTGATCAGCCTGGTCGTGGCCGCGGCAGCCGTCGGCCTGGCGGCCCCTGCCCCCAAAGCCCTGGCAGCTGATATGCGCAAGTCCTATGCGGATCTTGAACAAAAACGGGAAGCCATGGCTGCTGAAGCGGCAAAAGAACTGGCAGCCGCCAGGGCCGAGGCCCGGGAAGAGGCCCAGTCCATAAAAAATGATAAAGAGGCCCTTGTCTCGGCCATTGCAGCCCTGAAAGCCCGGAACGGCGTTCTTCAGGCCGCCAATGAAACCCTCAAGGAAAAAACGGATGCCCTGGCCAAGGAACAGGCCGAATTGCAGAGCACCCTTGAAGAGTCCAGAATGGTAAACAAGGAACTGGCAGGCTTTGTGAGAACAGGGGCCAAGGATCTCAACAGCCTTCTGGTTCAAAGCCCCCAAAGCGCCTTTGACAAAAACCGGAACAGTTTTCTTGGACCCGTCATCAACCAGGAGCGGTTCTGGTCCATGGACGACATCCGCGGGATGTCCGATATCCTGTTTGACGAAATCCTGGCGTCGGGGGAGGTCTGCCTGCGCCGGGGCATGGTGGTGGACCGCCAGGGAAAGGACAGAACCGCCCGGATTTTGAGCATCGGCAATTTCACCTCCCTTTACGTACTCAATGATGATGCAGGCCGCAAATCGGAAACCGGTTTTCTGCTCTATTCGGATCAAAGCAGCCGGTTCTTTGCCCTGTCCAGACTGCCCTCAACGAAACTTGCGGACCAGATTGATGACTATATTGCAGGTCAAAGCGACTGTGTGCCTGTGGATATCTCCAAAGGCGGGGCTCTCAGGCGGTTTACCCACGAGTTGAACCTGATGGATCAGATACCCAAAGGCGGCCCCCTTGTCTGGCCCATCCTCGCTCTATTGGCAGTAGCCGTTTTTATCCTGCTGGAGCGTGGGGTTTTCTTTTTCCGGCATCAGATCCGCATTGAGCCGTTTATGGCGAAACTTTCGCCTTTACTTGAATCCGGAAACTTCCAGGCCTGCCGGGATCTGCTGCAAGGCAACAAAAACGGATTCATACCCCGGGTTCTGCTTAAAGCCCTGCCTGCCCGGGAGCAGAGCCGCATTGATATGGAAAATATACTCCAGGAAGCGATCCTGGCGGAAATCCCTGCCATTGAACGATTTCTCTCCACCCTGGGCATGCTGGCCGCCATTGCACCGCTCATGGGACTTCTGGGAACGGTGACCGGCATGATCAACACCTTCCATGTGATCACCTATTACGGGGCCGGAGACCCCAGAATGATGTCCGGCGGCATCTCCGAGGCCCTTGTCACCACCATGCTCGGATTGACCGTGGCCATTCCCATCATGCTGTTCCACACCCTTCTGGCCCGGCAGGTGGAGACCCAGATCAGCACCATGGAGGAAAAAGCCGTGGCCTTTGTCAACATGGTGTTCAAGGCAAGGAACGGCTGCCGGTCCGCCGCCATGGACGATCAAAAAAGCCGGGATTAAGGAGCTGGCCGCATGGACGAGCTTTTCTACCAGATGACCGCTTATATCCGTTCCGGCGGGGTGGTGATGGGGCCCATTTTGTGCGTCTCCCTTGTGATGTGGGTACTGATCTTCAACCGCCTGTTTTTTCTCCACCGCCTCTATGTGAAAAACATGCCCAGGGCCATGGCCGGGGAACTGGTCAGAGGAAACCTGTGGCCCGAAACAAAATATAAGGGTGCCAATGCCTTCCTGGTCCGGGCGTTTCTATCCCGGCGCAGCCCGGTATCCGACCCGGAACTTGACGAGCGGATTCTTGATGAAACGGTTATGGCCTTGACCGCCTCTTTGGACCGGTACCTGGCCCTGATCGGCGTGCTCTCTGCAGTGGCCCCCCTCATGGGTCTTCTGGGCACGGTGGTGGGCATGATGGAGACCTTTGATGTGATCACGGTCTTCGGCACGGGCAATGTCCGGGCCATGGCATCGGGGATCTCCGTGGCCCTTGTGACCACCCAGACGGGCCTTATGATCTCCATTCCCGGACTTTACATGAGCGGGTGGCTGAACAGGCGGGCCTCCAATCTGAAACACCGCATCGCCTCCACAGCCATGTATCTTAAACCCTTTATCCGCAACAGGAGTGTGTCATGCTGAATATATCCGCGTCCAGGCGGGCCGCAAAAAAGAGCCTTGAACTCAATATCGCGCCTTTGATCGATATGGTGTTCATCCTTCTGATCTTTTTTCTGGTCACCACCTCCTTTGTCAAGGAGACCGGCGTGGACATCTCCCGGCCCACGGCCAGTACGGCTGTAGCCAAAACCAAATCCACCATTCTCATCGGCATCACCCAAGACAATACCATTCATCTTGACCGCAGGGAAATCGATATCCGGGCCGTGCGCTCGGGTGTTGAGCGGGCCATGGCGGAAAATCCCGAAGCCTGCGTGGTGATTGTGGCGGACAAGGAGAGCAAAACCGGTATAGTGATCTCGGTCATGGATGCCTGCAAACTGGCCGGGGCGGAAAACGTGGCCATTGCCGCAAGCCGGCCGGAGGGTGAATAAATGGCAAATACTGTTCAGATGACTTCCCGGGAAACATCCCGTACATCGTATTCAGGCATAATTCTGGTCTGGATCTCGGTCATAGCCCTGGCTTCAGGGCTTAATCTGTTTATCTTCGGAATATTGCCGGCCCTGATCCAAAGCATTCCCCATGCACCGGATGATACAAAGCTCATCCAGGCCATCCAGGTTGTCCGGATCAAGCGTCCGGAGACGCCGCCACG is drawn from uncultured Desulfobacter sp. and contains these coding sequences:
- a CDS encoding radical SAM protein, encoding MVNIACHICEQGCVLAEGKTGVCGMYEQKDGRIEERFADRYLLVCPISIETMPMLHYFPGGKFLQISTTGCNFNCPGCISAVIVREMPSDSKAFHTLTPEQIVEKAIEENCEGIAFLMNDPLASFPTFLGVAKLARSKGLKVGCSSNTYFTPKALDLLVPYLDFINIGMKGFTDKAYYACGASSGIAPVLRNIRALVCAGVHVEISSILMKDNARDLLDLAKFIAQLSPAIPLQVMRFIPFESADISQEPGVREAEAFCFELRKTLPFVYLFNTPGTTLLHTACPNCNHTVYKRNFHGPMGAKPYEVPEASLQDGLCPQCRQGLNMMGVSPQTPYQERDFQGGYPFTRALEMVEAMLIAMGVKEKSKLATAWESLLGKEGLKKLHHTIQTPYTYIQGLRHFGKIVQVPDAAEELAVYLEEKLLAIESGVASVTTSPLVYYTMAKPMFYLNYSRLENQLIETAGGTSVNKYLESGGRPGLSLTVEKLNELNPDIIFISAFISNSVTDFYQDCIELGIEVNAVKNRQIFTPPCPGWDFGSPRWILGLMYMANVLHPQIFDFNVMEEATYFYRKFYHMEFSPSRINRSFSKPDREWQWR
- a CDS encoding class I SAM-dependent methyltransferase, with the protein product MDVSKYDHSARGKNAPLYAYYAKKIKDETGVVSGRCLDVGCGGGYLGLALAGITDLEFTFLDISAQMLEKADAHIIEDGLQNRARTLQGDVHQIPLPDQCMDLVISRGSIPFWENPGKALSEIYRLLAPHGKAFVGGGRGTPEMRKQFEKNMKKDGFSKPGGKKRRPGGPDDPWKIMKSRNFDQILKDVGITRFSAPIEEDGRWIRLWK
- a CDS encoding DUF3450 domain-containing protein, coding for MGSPKNLRSQGNGKTWMKCAVIVSLLILPAWTGSGALAQVSVPKDIEAPVGNAVDTRQATQETREKWDAQRQALAEEYDRLKEENEQLAFANANLTQKRGDLEKSIQDLTREKEEAQRIRTELAPFLKELLNRLKSLVTSDIPFLSRERNDRLARLEVILDDPDITIAEKYRKMMEALFVEAEYGNTVEVYREKIVVDGAEVLADIFRMGRVALFFLALDRENAGIFDVAANQWHTLDKTRVPAIEAVVEMAAKHRPMEVVALPLGAIAPEGEDQK
- a CDS encoding MotA/TolQ/ExbB proton channel family protein, which produces MIPAKHISIHLRKVKLLISLVVAAAAVGLAAPAPKALAADMRKSYADLEQKREAMAAEAAKELAAARAEAREEAQSIKNDKEALVSAIAALKARNGVLQAANETLKEKTDALAKEQAELQSTLEESRMVNKELAGFVRTGAKDLNSLLVQSPQSAFDKNRNSFLGPVINQERFWSMDDIRGMSDILFDEILASGEVCLRRGMVVDRQGKDRTARILSIGNFTSLYVLNDDAGRKSETGFLLYSDQSSRFFALSRLPSTKLADQIDDYIAGQSDCVPVDISKGGALRRFTHELNLMDQIPKGGPLVWPILALLAVAVFILLERGVFFFRHQIRIEPFMAKLSPLLESGNFQACRDLLQGNKNGFIPRVLLKALPAREQSRIDMENILQEAILAEIPAIERFLSTLGMLAAIAPLMGLLGTVTGMINTFHVITYYGAGDPRMMSGGISEALVTTMLGLTVAIPIMLFHTLLARQVETQISTMEEKAVAFVNMVFKARNGCRSAAMDDQKSRD
- a CDS encoding MotA/TolQ/ExbB proton channel family protein; the encoded protein is MDELFYQMTAYIRSGGVVMGPILCVSLVMWVLIFNRLFFLHRLYVKNMPRAMAGELVRGNLWPETKYKGANAFLVRAFLSRRSPVSDPELDERILDETVMALTASLDRYLALIGVLSAVAPLMGLLGTVVGMMETFDVITVFGTGNVRAMASGISVALVTTQTGLMISIPGLYMSGWLNRRASNLKHRIASTAMYLKPFIRNRSVSC
- a CDS encoding biopolymer transporter ExbD; amino-acid sequence: MLNISASRRAAKKSLELNIAPLIDMVFILLIFFLVTTSFVKETGVDISRPTASTAVAKTKSTILIGITQDNTIHLDRREIDIRAVRSGVERAMAENPEACVVIVADKESKTGIVISVMDACKLAGAENVAIAASRPEGE